From the Streptobacillus felis genome, one window contains:
- a CDS encoding PTS-dependent dihydroxyacetone kinase phosphotransferase subunit DhaM has protein sequence MKKETVGIVLVCHSNSMTDAFLEFCNVLKQEDFELLNGGGTNYDTYGTTPEIVADVIKKANRGKGVLVLVDFGSSINAVKGAIKLINNEIDVEIADCPLIEGTVSAIVANDENMDLKTLKAIAEDSINFKKIK, from the coding sequence ATGAAAAAAGAAACAGTAGGTATAGTTTTAGTTTGTCATAGTAATTCTATGACTGATGCATTTTTAGAATTTTGTAATGTATTAAAACAAGAAGATTTTGAATTATTAAATGGTGGTGGAACTAATTATGATACATATGGTACTACACCAGAAATAGTTGCAGATGTAATTAAAAAAGCAAATAGAGGTAAAGGAGTTTTAGTTTTAGTTGACTTTGGTAGTTCAATTAATGCTGTAAAAGGAGCTATTAAATTAATTAATAATGAAATAGATGTAGAAATAGCAGATTGTCCTTTAATAGAAGGTACTGTAAGTGCTATAGTAGCTAACGATGAAAATATGGATTTAAAAACTTTAAAAGCTATAGCAGAAGATAGTATTAATTTTAAGAAAATTAAGTGA
- a CDS encoding NUDIX domain-containing protein: MYINLDERLQLILNMLNEYGEGYLVGGALRDIFLGLKPKDFDMATNIPMEELLHILNEYNPIIISEKYQVISIQVDEFKIEIARFRKESGVLDGRNPKNFYFVENIEEDLSRRDFTVNALAYNNNKGLIDKYSSLKDIENLELNIIGEDKVLRFAEDNTRIYRALYLISKYNFKLSNETKNAILSFKNHKKLNVSISGFGKLLDKILFDKYSYKSLKIMLECNLFKSFIPELSTNNLDDETIKKIINIYNVYCKYNVFEDKTIGYAIIFLYSGKKIDDDCKYLVNSMVISETYLKKIGFNITDIILVKNLIYYSNIISRTINKETVKRMLFEFRNNKNVSKLLNFISFIHHNQSDYNEAVKKTLELLGRIQAIYFEGEVVFINDLDINLVDLYNIGLDLNISKESIRQDIYKQVNEGKLNNKKEDIINYIKERYSIKYDIDKVCSSGGIVYRINKDNKIEFLLVKILGGNWGFPKGHIEENETEIMTAIREIKEETNLETVIVDSDKFKKDISYITNMGELKYVTFFIAKATSHNVLIDLGEISEYKWCNYNDALKIVTYSSQRRLLQEARLYIFN, from the coding sequence ATGTACATAAACTTAGATGAGAGATTACAACTTATTTTAAATATGTTAAATGAATATGGTGAGGGATATTTAGTTGGAGGTGCATTAAGAGATATATTTTTAGGCCTAAAACCTAAAGATTTTGATATGGCTACAAATATACCTATGGAGGAACTATTACATATTCTTAATGAGTATAACCCTATTATTATTTCAGAAAAATATCAAGTAATTTCAATACAAGTTGATGAATTTAAAATTGAAATAGCAAGATTTAGGAAAGAAAGTGGAGTATTAGACGGAAGAAATCCAAAAAATTTTTACTTTGTAGAAAATATTGAAGAAGATTTAAGTAGAAGAGACTTTACTGTAAATGCATTAGCATACAATAATAATAAAGGATTAATAGATAAATATTCATCATTGAAAGATATTGAAAATTTAGAATTAAATATTATAGGTGAAGATAAAGTGTTAAGATTTGCAGAGGATAATACTAGAATTTATAGGGCTCTTTATTTGATTTCTAAATATAACTTTAAATTAAGTAATGAAACTAAAAATGCTATTTTAAGTTTTAAAAATCATAAAAAATTAAATGTAAGTATCAGTGGATTCGGGAAATTATTGGATAAAATTTTATTTGACAAATATTCATATAAATCACTTAAAATAATGTTGGAATGTAATTTATTTAAATCATTTATTCCTGAATTATCAACAAATAATTTAGATGATGAAACAATAAAAAAAATAATTAATATATATAATGTATATTGTAAATATAACGTATTTGAAGATAAAACAATAGGTTATGCTATTATATTTCTTTATTCGGGGAAAAAAATTGATGATGATTGCAAATATTTAGTAAACAGTATGGTTATATCTGAAACTTATTTGAAAAAAATTGGATTTAATATTACTGATATAATACTTGTAAAAAATCTAATTTATTATAGCAATATTATTAGTAGAACTATAAATAAAGAGACAGTTAAAAGAATGTTGTTTGAATTTAGAAATAATAAGAATGTTTCTAAACTACTAAATTTTATTTCTTTTATACATCATAATCAGAGTGACTATAATGAAGCTGTAAAGAAAACTTTAGAATTACTAGGCAGAATACAGGCTATATACTTTGAAGGAGAAGTTGTTTTTATAAATGACTTGGATATAAATTTAGTTGATTTATATAATATAGGATTAGATCTTAATATAAGTAAAGAATCTATAAGACAAGATATATATAAACAAGTAAATGAAGGTAAATTGAATAATAAAAAAGAAGATATAATAAACTATATAAAAGAAAGATATAGTATTAAGTACGATATAGATAAAGTATGTTCTTCTGGTGGTATAGTTTATAGAATTAATAAAGATAATAAAATAGAATTTTTACTTGTAAAAATACTTGGTGGTAATTGGGGATTTCCTAAAGGACATATAGAAGAAAATGAAACTGAGATAATGACAGCAATTAGAGAAATAAAAGAAGAAACAAATCTTGAAACTGTAATAGTTGATTCTGATAAATTTAAAAAAGATATATCATATATTACTAATATGGGTGAACTTAAATATGTAACATTTTTCATTGCAAAAGCTACTAGTCATAATGTTTTAATTGATTTAGGTGAAATTAGTGAATATAAGTGGTGTAATTATAATGATGCATTAAAAATAGTTACATATTCTTCTCAAAGAAGACTATTACAAGAAGCGAGACTATATATATTTAATTAA
- the trmD gene encoding tRNA (guanosine(37)-N1)-methyltransferase TrmD — MKIRILTLFNEIFNLYLSQTIMKRAEDNNTEIEIVNIRDFSDNKHKQVDDTPFGGGAGMVLKPEPFWKYFSELRKSKIKKPYTIFVTPQGKTLNQEKIIELSKMEDICIISGRYEGLDQRVIDKFVDEEISIGDYVLSSGDLPSLVLVDGIIRLKEGIIKKESYETDSFYNGLLGFPQYTRPQKIDKFEVPEVLTSGNHKLIEEYREYMSILKTIKNRPDLLVRKMSDKEFLNKYFKFLKLIEKH; from the coding sequence ATGAAAATTAGAATTTTGACCTTATTTAATGAGATATTTAATCTATATTTATCTCAGACTATAATGAAAAGGGCTGAAGATAATAATACTGAAATAGAAATAGTAAATATAAGAGATTTTTCAGATAATAAACATAAACAAGTTGATGACACTCCTTTTGGAGGTGGAGCAGGTATGGTTCTTAAACCTGAACCATTTTGGAAATATTTTAGTGAACTTAGAAAAAGTAAAATAAAAAAACCTTATACTATTTTTGTAACTCCACAAGGGAAAACATTAAATCAGGAAAAAATTATAGAATTATCAAAAATGGAAGATATTTGTATTATTTCAGGTAGATATGAAGGTCTTGATCAAAGGGTAATTGACAAATTTGTTGATGAAGAAATATCTATAGGAGATTATGTATTAAGTAGTGGAGATTTACCTTCTTTGGTACTAGTTGATGGAATAATAAGATTGAAGGAAGGAATAATAAAAAAAGAATCTTATGAAACAGATTCTTTTTATAACGGATTATTAGGATTTCCACAATATACAAGACCTCAAAAAATAGACAAATTTGAAGTTCCTGAAGTGCTTACATCAGGTAATCATAAATTAATTGAAGAATATAGAGAGTATATGTCTATATTAAAAACAATAAAAAATAGGCCTGATTTATTGGTAAGAAAAATGTCTGATAAAGAATTTTTAAATAAATATTTTAAATTTTTAAAGTTGATAGAAAAACACTAA
- a CDS encoding RNA methyltransferase: MRNNIFLGLVHYPVYNKNSEVVATSVTNFDIHDISRTCRTYDINKYFIITPVDAQKELTQKILGFWQEGDGIDFNKDRNEAFENTLLSDSIEKSIEEIIKITGKKPKIVTTSARLFEKTISFTNLGEKIFNDDEVYLILFGTGWGLTQEIMDSSDYILEPIRINTKYNHLSVRAAVAIILDRLLGEK, encoded by the coding sequence ATGAGAAATAATATATTTTTAGGTTTAGTACACTATCCTGTGTATAATAAAAATAGTGAAGTAGTAGCAACATCAGTAACAAACTTTGATATACATGATATATCAAGAACATGTAGAACTTATGATATTAATAAATACTTTATAATAACACCTGTAGATGCACAAAAGGAACTTACACAAAAAATATTAGGTTTTTGGCAAGAAGGTGACGGAATAGATTTTAATAAAGATAGAAATGAAGCTTTTGAGAATACATTATTATCAGATAGTATAGAAAAAAGCATTGAAGAAATAATTAAAATAACAGGTAAAAAACCAAAAATTGTAACGACTTCAGCTAGACTGTTTGAAAAAACTATTTCTTTTACAAATTTAGGTGAAAAAATATTTAATGATGATGAAGTATATCTAATTTTATTTGGTACTGGTTGGGGCTTAACTCAGGAAATTATGGATAGTTCAGATTATATACTTGAACCAATTAGAATAAATACTAAATATAATCATTTATCAGTAAGAGCAGCAGTAGCTATAATACTAGATAGATTATTAGGAGAAAAATAG
- a CDS encoding transcription antitermination factor NusB: MKIKKDLINLLDEVIENKKYSNLQLKYIFDNNTYNKKEKAFLNNMLNVTLKNLIYIDYAISKLARSVKRKTRQILRLSIAQLIYTDADAAGVIYEAVELGKEENVFQANFINSFLRNFEKNKKDIYDLAPDHIKISYPLWFYEKVKNQFGEDKYIDVLNRYKGKSFFSVRVNHNNLSKDDFLDLLKLVDSEILWNVSDVYYLNNNNILKTKAYLIGDVVIQDGSSLLVVDMLSPKETDIVLDVAAAPGGKSLAILQKYRPKKLIATDIHEHKVKILKEFEKDYLNFEAKLADGRTFSEGIYDKILLDVPCSGLGVLTKKPEKVYEIDLKIIKAIKKLQKKIFDNTYNLLKQGGEMVYSTCTILENENTNNVSYFLEKYKDLEVVDYEFPKDVIVIKDEFGGNLISYENKYLDGFYMIKFKKK; the protein is encoded by the coding sequence ATGAAAATAAAAAAAGATTTGATTAATCTATTAGATGAAGTAATAGAAAATAAAAAATATAGTAATTTACAATTAAAATATATTTTTGATAATAATACGTATAATAAAAAAGAAAAAGCATTTCTAAATAATATGTTAAATGTTACACTTAAGAATTTGATATATATAGATTATGCTATTTCTAAGCTTGCAAGAAGTGTTAAAAGAAAAACTAGGCAAATACTTAGACTAAGTATAGCTCAATTAATATATACTGATGCAGATGCTGCTGGAGTAATATATGAAGCAGTTGAATTAGGAAAAGAAGAAAATGTTTTTCAAGCTAATTTCATAAATTCTTTTTTAAGAAATTTTGAAAAGAATAAAAAAGATATATATGATTTAGCGCCTGATCATATTAAAATATCTTATCCATTATGGTTTTATGAAAAAGTTAAAAATCAATTTGGAGAAGATAAATACATAGATGTTTTAAATAGATATAAGGGAAAAAGCTTTTTTTCAGTAAGAGTTAATCATAATAACTTAAGTAAAGATGATTTTTTAGATTTATTAAAACTTGTAGATAGTGAAATATTGTGGAATGTATCAGATGTATATTATTTAAATAATAATAATATACTTAAAACGAAAGCATACTTAATAGGAGATGTAGTAATACAGGATGGTTCTTCTTTGTTAGTTGTAGATATGCTTTCACCGAAAGAAACAGATATAGTACTTGATGTAGCTGCTGCCCCAGGAGGTAAATCATTAGCTATATTACAAAAATACAGACCTAAAAAATTGATAGCAACAGATATACATGAGCATAAGGTTAAAATTTTAAAAGAGTTTGAAAAAGATTATCTAAATTTTGAAGCTAAATTAGCTGATGGTAGAACTTTTTCTGAAGGTATTTATGATAAGATTTTATTGGATGTTCCATGTTCTGGACTTGGAGTATTAACTAAAAAACCTGAAAAAGTATATGAAATTGATTTAAAAATAATAAAAGCAATAAAAAAATTACAAAAAAAAATATTTGATAATACATATAACCTTTTAAAACAAGGTGGAGAGATGGTATATAGTACTTGTACTATATTAGAAAATGAAAATACTAATAATGTATCATATTTTCTTGAAAAGTATAAAGATTTGGAAGTTGTAGATTATGAATTTCCCAAAGATGTAATAGTAATAAAGGATGAATTTGGTGGTAATTTAATTTCATATGAAAATAAATATTTAGATGGATTTTATATGATAAAATTTAAAAAAAAGTAG
- the rimM gene encoding ribosome maturation factor RimM (Essential for efficient processing of 16S rRNA), with protein MDDLILIGTITGTHRLLGTLKINTIFPLLNEIIGKNVIIKNNFNDIRIVKVEEVKGITDKRALIDVDKIKNVNDAKELTGYKIYIRHDLIPEYEEETTVIGYSVFDMEDNIGEVVDILDTAAHPILVVEKEDNEILIPFIDVFVLEILDEERKIKVKLLEGMR; from the coding sequence ATGGATGATTTAATATTAATTGGTACCATTACAGGTACTCACAGATTATTGGGGACTTTAAAAATAAATACTATATTCCCATTATTAAATGAAATAATAGGTAAAAATGTAATTATAAAAAATAATTTTAATGATATTAGAATAGTTAAAGTTGAAGAAGTTAAAGGTATTACAGATAAAAGAGCATTAATAGATGTAGATAAAATAAAAAATGTTAATGATGCAAAGGAATTAACAGGATATAAAATATATATAAGGCATGATTTAATTCCTGAATATGAGGAGGAAACAACTGTAATTGGATATTCTGTATTTGATATGGAGGATAATATAGGTGAAGTTGTAGATATTTTAGATACTGCAGCACATCCAATTTTAGTAGTCGAAAAAGAAGATAATGAAATACTTATACCTTTTATTGATGTTTTTGTATTAGAAATTTTAGATGAGGAAAGAAAAATAAAAGTTAAGTTATTAGAAGGAATGAGATAG